From a region of the Hymenobacter jejuensis genome:
- a CDS encoding CsgE family curli-type amyloid fiber assembly protein: MILLLLLSTAALAQSEKRAPIKEGVKSKLADQAPVKEKEAAPLPPKKLEEALRLLLSVASKDSAQNAQRRFRPTEIEGLVIDQTVSKIGHDFYDVFFGQWDPPSDLGDFTVVVREKPGRGNNTLVSVEVNESELLELPLPPRYEDIEAAALYSMSVAVDFLVNSRNISQQLEQTADNPGTEVF; the protein is encoded by the coding sequence TTGATTCTGCTCCTATTGCTCTCCACAGCCGCGCTTGCCCAAAGCGAAAAGCGGGCACCCATCAAAGAAGGCGTCAAGTCAAAGCTCGCCGACCAAGCCCCAGTGAAAGAGAAGGAAGCGGCGCCGCTTCCGCCGAAAAAGCTGGAAGAAGCGTTGCGGCTGCTGCTGTCTGTCGCCTCCAAAGATTCGGCCCAAAATGCCCAGCGCCGTTTTCGGCCGACCGAAATTGAGGGATTAGTTATTGATCAGACTGTCAGTAAGATAGGCCACGATTTTTACGATGTGTTTTTTGGCCAGTGGGACCCGCCTAGCGACTTAGGCGACTTTACGGTGGTGGTGCGCGAAAAGCCCGGCCGCGGCAATAACACCTTGGTTTCGGTCGAAGTAAACGAGAGCGAACTGCTGGAATTGCCCTTGCCACCGCGCTATGAAGACATCGAAGCGGCCGCCCTCTACAGCATGAGTGTCGCCGTGGATTTTTTGGTCAACTCACGCAACATCAGCCAGCAGCTCGAGCAGACTGCCGATAATCCCGGCACTGAAGTTTTTTAA
- a CDS encoding curli production assembly/transport component CsgF, whose translation MKANLLHGALVMSVLAISAHSAAAQDFTYKAKNPAFGGDTFNYQWLQSSAQAQNSTKDPAAASATAGFQQDPLKQFQDNLNQQLLGQLAQKLVGNQFGAGNEPLKAGNYNVGSYQIGVTPNGGGFSIRITDTSTGNQTTITIPAI comes from the coding sequence ATGAAAGCAAATCTACTTCATGGGGCGTTGGTAATGAGTGTGTTAGCGATAAGCGCGCATAGCGCCGCCGCTCAGGACTTCACGTACAAAGCCAAAAATCCGGCTTTTGGCGGTGATACGTTCAACTACCAATGGCTGCAAAGCTCGGCCCAAGCCCAGAACTCCACAAAAGACCCGGCGGCGGCCAGCGCCACCGCGGGCTTTCAGCAGGACCCACTGAAGCAGTTTCAGGACAACCTGAACCAGCAACTGCTGGGACAATTGGCGCAAAAGCTGGTCGGTAATCAGTTTGGCGCAGGCAACGAGCCCCTCAAGGCTGGCAATTACAACGTGGGCAGCTATCAGATCGGCGTCACGCCCAATGGCGGCGGCTTTTCGATCCGGATAACGGACACTAGCACAGGCAACCAGACAACTATCACAATACCAGCTATATAA
- a CDS encoding CsgG/HfaB family protein, translated as MLRPTHRYLLLPLLLLLSVGGCAPYLHQRLTESRARIGAEIESSAVLRQLPEPSERIVVAVYKFRDQTGQYKPTENGASFSTAVTQGATSILLRALEDSRWFNPIERENLGNLLNERKIIRSSRAEYSQMTGKPEPALPSLLFAGVILEGGIISYDANIMTGGAGLRYFGAGASGQYRQDRVTVYLRAISTSTGEILKTVYTTKTILSQQVDASLFRFVKFQRLLEAETGFTYNEPTEMAVKDAIEKSVQALVFEGIQEKLWAPRTPGDATQNALNQYFKEKNENQQIDALGRTQHDRRGRFGVGISGATVRYTGDLSAPRFRAGAELSLHYLGAPGSPWSASVTLGRFQLGAGDFYRETFNYAELTGQYRLYPRDRVTPYLLAGAGATARTQASTSSRVLPHVVAGAGLEVLATDRLAFGLGIDNHYYLSDKLDRVKRGKYNDFYWSGRASLTFYLGRPAVKKPLK; from the coding sequence ATGCTCCGCCCCACCCACCGTTACTTATTGCTGCCGTTATTGCTTTTGCTGAGCGTCGGTGGCTGCGCTCCTTATCTGCACCAGCGCCTCACCGAAAGCCGGGCCCGGATTGGAGCCGAGATCGAATCTAGCGCGGTGCTGCGGCAATTGCCCGAGCCCAGCGAGCGAATCGTAGTGGCTGTATACAAATTCCGCGACCAGACGGGCCAGTACAAGCCGACCGAAAACGGTGCCAGCTTTTCGACTGCCGTCACGCAGGGTGCGACCAGCATTTTGCTGCGCGCCTTAGAAGACTCGCGTTGGTTTAACCCCATCGAGCGTGAAAACCTAGGTAACCTGCTCAACGAGCGTAAAATCATTCGTTCCAGCCGCGCCGAATATTCGCAGATGACTGGCAAGCCGGAACCCGCTCTGCCTTCGCTGCTGTTTGCGGGCGTCATTCTAGAAGGGGGTATTATCTCATACGACGCCAACATCATGACCGGCGGGGCGGGCCTGCGTTATTTTGGTGCCGGAGCTTCGGGCCAGTATCGCCAAGACCGAGTGACGGTGTATCTGAGGGCCATCAGCACCAGTACCGGCGAGATCCTCAAGACGGTTTACACGACCAAAACCATTCTGTCGCAGCAAGTTGACGCGAGCTTGTTTCGGTTTGTAAAGTTTCAGCGCCTGCTGGAAGCCGAAACCGGCTTTACCTACAACGAGCCCACCGAAATGGCTGTGAAAGATGCCATTGAGAAATCGGTGCAGGCACTTGTGTTCGAGGGGATTCAGGAAAAGCTATGGGCGCCGCGCACGCCCGGCGATGCCACACAAAATGCTCTGAATCAATATTTTAAGGAAAAGAACGAAAACCAGCAGATTGATGCGCTGGGCCGCACGCAGCACGACCGACGGGGCCGCTTCGGGGTGGGCATCAGCGGCGCCACCGTCCGGTACACCGGTGATCTGAGCGCGCCCCGGTTTCGGGCCGGAGCCGAGCTTTCCCTGCACTACCTGGGTGCGCCCGGCAGCCCTTGGTCGGCCAGCGTGACTCTAGGCCGGTTTCAGTTGGGAGCCGGTGACTTTTACCGCGAAACCTTTAACTACGCCGAACTGACCGGGCAATACCGTTTGTACCCGCGCGATCGGGTTACGCCATACTTGCTGGCCGGCGCTGGCGCTACGGCACGTACCCAAGCCAGCACGAGTTCCCGAGTACTGCCGCATGTCGTAGCCGGGGCCGGCCTTGAAGTGCTGGCTACCGACCGGCTGGCTTTCGGACTGGGCATTGATAATCACTATTATCTATCCGACAAGCTGGATCGCGTGAAGCGGGGCAAGTACAATGATTTTTACTGGAGTGGCCGCGCCAGCCTTACCTTTTACTTAGGGCGCCCAGCGGTCAAAAAGCCGCTTAAATAA
- a CDS encoding curlin repeat-containing protein — translation MKTRLYGLLTIAGLAVGLHQAHAQASPEREGISAGQQLVEKIGNTAPLLTPSVTVPTNPLNQALLLQQGTGNTGSISQTGNNLRTTITQIGAGNVAVSNVTGRGTTSEIVQNGYNNSVEQQLAVDQRNYSVQQLGNNNQLKQVETGTNTSFPTGYGVKMEGNGIKMNIQQGNIYRQP, via the coding sequence ATGAAAACACGATTGTATGGGTTACTTACGATAGCCGGATTAGCGGTGGGTCTGCATCAAGCACATGCCCAAGCCTCCCCAGAGCGGGAGGGCATCAGCGCCGGCCAGCAACTCGTCGAAAAGATAGGGAATACGGCCCCGCTCCTGACGCCCAGCGTTACAGTGCCCACCAACCCGCTCAACCAAGCCCTGCTGCTGCAGCAAGGCACCGGAAATACGGGTTCTATCTCGCAGACGGGTAACAACTTGCGCACCACCATCACGCAGATTGGGGCTGGCAATGTCGCCGTGAGCAACGTTACGGGCCGCGGCACTACTTCGGAGATCGTTCAGAATGGTTATAATAACTCTGTAGAACAGCAACTGGCTGTGGATCAGCGCAATTACTCGGTTCAGCAGCTCGGCAACAACAACCAGCTGAAGCAGGTGGAAACGGGCACCAACACGAGCTTCCCAACCGGCTACGGCGTCAAAATGGAAGGCAACGGCATCAAGATGAATATTCAACAAGGCAATATTTATCGTCAGCCGTAA
- the csgH gene encoding curli-like amyloid fiber formation chaperone CsgH encodes MKHLLFSIIPFLAAFAQKAEGPASCKAQLETHLTGDNLTIVGHCQNQSAQTVTLRYELLTDKRGQSGTSHNTQSGAVAVASQQSAVLSQTTINVAPTDFYKVKLRLLDAQGTVVAEDSLVHHPVASRP; translated from the coding sequence ATGAAACATCTATTGTTCTCAATAATTCCTTTCTTGGCCGCTTTTGCGCAGAAGGCAGAAGGCCCCGCCAGTTGCAAGGCCCAACTGGAAACTCACCTAACCGGCGACAACCTAACCATCGTAGGGCACTGCCAGAACCAATCGGCGCAAACCGTAACTCTGCGCTACGAGCTGCTCACCGATAAGCGCGGGCAATCTGGCACGTCGCATAATACGCAGTCGGGGGCGGTGGCGGTGGCTTCTCAGCAAAGCGCTGTGCTCTCCCAAACCACAATCAACGTGGCCCCCACCGATTTTTACAAAGTAAAGCTGCGGCTGCTCGACGCTCAAGGGACGGTAGTGGCTGAAGATTCTTTGGTGCATCACCCTGTAGCTTCCCGGCCTTAA
- a CDS encoding carboxypeptidase regulatory-like domain-containing protein — MFILFRTLARLCVLVLVCLAITSCEDNTIEPSRYGALEGVVLDSRTNAPLASVVITTSPATSSFTTDAQGKFSLPNLATGKYTVTARKTDYTAENANVTVEEGTPTSVTIVLDKASGSNRRPNNPFSPTPADKSTGQVAANLQLKWRVSDPDGKSDSLRNDVILYESNSTDRRLVLSNSRDTTVAVTDLKYNTTYYWQVTVRDKAGEVVRGDIWSFQTSALPDNRFLYVREVNGNTDIYSSDNAGGALQRLTSSAFIETAPQLSPNRDRIAYTSNVTGQFQLYTMNRDGSDARRVSVLSVDGYNNAGLGYHWSPDGSQLIYAHYNELYRINRDGTGLTLLATAPEGRHFRECDWTAQGNRIVVQTVGTNIYDSELYLMNADGSNRTLVQGNAPGRLDSPTFSIDGRQLLYTRDVAGFDNATGRQLNAHVFLQNLDGSGLTDLSAASTSNASTTSGKPAGTNDLFARFSPDGSKVIFVNSINDNLSAPEVWTMDLDGRNRTRLFQNATLPDWR; from the coding sequence ATGTTTATTTTATTTCGCACCCTTGCCCGCCTGTGCGTGCTGGTGCTGGTATGCCTCGCTATAACCTCCTGCGAAGACAATACAATTGAACCCTCCCGTTACGGCGCCCTGGAAGGCGTAGTGCTCGACAGCCGCACCAACGCACCCTTGGCCAGCGTGGTCATTACGACCAGCCCGGCTACTTCTTCGTTCACCACCGATGCGCAAGGCAAATTCTCGCTGCCTAACCTCGCCACCGGCAAATACACTGTAACGGCCCGCAAAACCGACTACACCGCCGAAAACGCCAACGTAACGGTGGAAGAAGGCACGCCTACTTCGGTGACTATTGTGCTGGACAAAGCTTCTGGCTCCAACCGTCGTCCTAATAACCCTTTTAGCCCTACGCCGGCCGACAAAAGCACCGGGCAGGTAGCCGCTAATCTACAGTTGAAATGGCGCGTTTCGGACCCCGATGGGAAAAGCGACTCGTTGCGCAATGACGTGATTCTCTACGAAAGCAACTCGACTGATCGGCGCTTGGTGCTGTCCAACTCGCGCGATACGACCGTCGCCGTGACCGATCTGAAGTATAACACTACCTACTACTGGCAAGTAACGGTGCGCGACAAAGCCGGCGAAGTAGTACGCGGCGACATCTGGAGCTTCCAGACCAGCGCTTTACCTGACAATCGCTTCCTGTATGTGCGGGAAGTCAACGGCAACACCGACATCTATTCTTCCGATAATGCGGGTGGGGCGTTGCAGCGCCTTACCTCCTCGGCCTTCATCGAAACGGCCCCGCAACTGAGCCCCAATCGCGACCGCATTGCGTATACTTCCAACGTGACAGGCCAGTTTCAGCTCTACACCATGAACCGCGACGGGTCGGATGCGCGCCGGGTTTCGGTGCTGTCCGTGGATGGCTACAACAATGCTGGCTTGGGCTACCACTGGTCGCCCGATGGCTCGCAGCTTATTTACGCGCATTACAACGAGCTCTACCGCATCAACCGCGACGGCACAGGCCTAACCCTACTGGCCACCGCGCCGGAAGGGCGTCACTTCCGCGAGTGCGACTGGACGGCCCAAGGCAACCGCATCGTGGTTCAGACGGTGGGCACCAACATCTATGATTCGGAGCTGTACCTGATGAACGCCGACGGCTCCAACCGCACCTTGGTGCAGGGCAATGCGCCCGGCCGCCTCGATTCGCCTACCTTCAGCATTGATGGTCGCCAGCTCCTGTACACCCGCGACGTGGCCGGCTTTGATAACGCCACCGGCCGCCAGCTCAACGCGCATGTCTTCCTCCAAAACCTCGACGGCTCCGGCCTGACCGACTTATCCGCTGCCAGCACCAGCAATGCGTCTACGACCTCGGGCAAACCGGCCGGCACCAATGACTTATTTGCTCGCTTTTCGCCGGATGGCAGCAAAGTTATTTTCGTCAACTCAATTAACGACAACCTCAGCGCGCCCGAAGTCTGGACCATGGACCTGGACGGCCGCAACCGCACGCGCCTGTTCCAGAACGCCACACTCCCTGATTGGCGGTAG
- a CDS encoding GNAT family N-acetyltransferase: protein MLIVRRASTSDLPAILDIIRRVVPLMQAVGNFQWESSYPNETVFRQDIEQQQLWVAELDEKVVGVAALTTDQDAEYAQADWDATAPAVVTHRLAVAPDAHGRGVAAALLAQAEKLAVEWDLHRLRVDTNSENQATQRLFPKLGYRFAGEISLGFRPGLRFFCYEKQLAK, encoded by the coding sequence ATGCTTATTGTTCGTCGCGCTTCCACCTCCGATCTGCCGGCTATTCTCGACATCATTCGAAGGGTAGTGCCGCTAATGCAGGCCGTGGGTAATTTTCAGTGGGAAAGCAGCTATCCCAACGAGACGGTTTTTCGGCAAGATATTGAGCAGCAACAGCTTTGGGTAGCCGAGCTAGATGAAAAAGTTGTGGGCGTCGCGGCCCTTACCACCGACCAAGACGCAGAATACGCGCAAGCCGATTGGGATGCCACGGCGCCGGCAGTCGTTACGCACCGGCTGGCCGTTGCGCCCGATGCTCATGGGCGCGGCGTAGCAGCTGCCTTGCTTGCACAGGCCGAAAAGCTGGCCGTGGAGTGGGACTTGCACCGGCTGCGCGTCGATACCAATTCCGAAAACCAAGCTACCCAGCGTTTATTCCCGAAGTTGGGCTATCGTTTTGCGGGTGAAATTTCCCTGGGCTTCCGACCTGGTTTACGGTTTTTTTGCTACGAAAAACAGCTTGCTAAATAG
- a CDS encoding serine hydrolase domain-containing protein, whose amino-acid sequence MQRWKIPGASVAIARQGKLVYARSFGYADLQRTVPMQPYNLLRVASISKPVTAVAIMKLVESGQISLDHKAFGPNGYLNSPYYSSVITDKRIYNITVRNLLEHSAGWNREVACDGYGSSDPIDFPLHVAKVLHVPNPVGDSTLVRFLLAKGLNFTPGARFAYSNIGYLVLGKIIESVTGQHYEAWVRSNLLTPSGVQEAHLGHNLLADKLERESEYFSETRSRSCYGTRKDVQTPYGGCNLEAMNAHGGWVFSARDLVRFVLAVDGSPTRPDLLGPGTIDTMTQASAAQRHYAKGWMVNKNNTWWHTGSLDGTASCVVRTSAGYTWAILLNGRGPSNRFWNDLEDLGWDCINGSNAWPTHDLFAPELNATRLAAVPAGPQAVTLTWASGSGTRRLVVMKEGSPVDAFPLDGVAYTAKGSFSSGDTLGRGNFVVADAAGASTTVSHLTPGKTYYARVIEYYQNESTDNQPVYSLDGNPTLSLRLAVPKVVAAKPARTSIRKTVATRFSSKTPVHKPAPAAPRPAEPVLETSVAPPPTHYLTRLREILRKFTGV is encoded by the coding sequence ATGCAACGCTGGAAAATTCCGGGGGCATCGGTTGCCATTGCCCGGCAAGGCAAGCTGGTGTATGCCCGCTCTTTCGGTTACGCCGACCTCCAGCGCACCGTGCCGATGCAGCCCTATAACCTTTTGCGGGTAGCCAGCATCTCGAAGCCCGTCACGGCGGTAGCCATCATGAAGCTGGTGGAAAGTGGCCAGATCAGCCTCGATCACAAAGCGTTCGGGCCCAATGGCTACCTCAACAGCCCGTATTACAGCAGCGTCATCACCGACAAGCGCATTTATAATATTACGGTGCGGAATCTGCTGGAGCATTCCGCCGGCTGGAACCGCGAAGTGGCCTGCGATGGCTACGGCAGCTCCGACCCCATCGATTTTCCGTTGCACGTGGCCAAAGTGCTGCACGTCCCAAACCCCGTAGGCGACTCGACGCTCGTGCGCTTTCTGCTGGCCAAGGGCCTCAACTTCACGCCGGGGGCGCGGTTTGCTTACTCCAACATTGGCTACCTCGTGCTGGGCAAGATTATAGAGTCCGTAACGGGCCAGCACTACGAAGCCTGGGTACGCAGTAACTTACTGACACCCAGCGGCGTGCAGGAAGCTCACTTGGGCCATAACTTACTGGCGGACAAGCTAGAGCGCGAAAGCGAATACTTCAGCGAAACGCGTAGCCGCTCTTGCTACGGCACCCGCAAAGACGTGCAGACGCCCTACGGCGGCTGCAACCTGGAGGCCATGAATGCGCACGGCGGCTGGGTGTTTTCGGCCCGCGATCTGGTGCGTTTTGTACTGGCCGTCGATGGCTCGCCTACGCGCCCCGATTTGCTGGGCCCGGGTACCATCGACACCATGACGCAAGCCTCCGCCGCCCAACGACATTATGCGAAGGGCTGGATGGTCAACAAAAACAACACGTGGTGGCACACCGGCAGCCTCGACGGCACAGCTAGCTGCGTGGTGCGCACGTCGGCGGGCTACACATGGGCCATTCTGCTGAACGGCCGCGGGCCTTCCAACCGCTTCTGGAACGACCTCGAAGACCTTGGCTGGGATTGCATCAACGGCTCCAACGCCTGGCCGACGCACGATTTGTTTGCTCCCGAGCTAAACGCCACGCGCCTTGCCGCAGTGCCCGCAGGGCCACAGGCAGTAACGCTCACCTGGGCCAGCGGCAGCGGCACCCGCCGCTTGGTTGTGATGAAAGAAGGCAGCCCCGTAGATGCTTTTCCGCTCGACGGCGTGGCCTACACGGCCAAAGGCAGCTTTAGTAGTGGCGACACACTCGGCCGGGGCAACTTTGTGGTGGCCGATGCCGCTGGCGCTTCGACTACCGTTAGCCATCTTACCCCGGGCAAGACGTACTACGCCCGCGTAATTGAGTATTATCAGAACGAATCAACTGATAATCAGCCTGTTTATAGCCTCGACGGCAACCCGACGCTTTCGTTGCGCCTCGCCGTGCCGAAGGTAGTAGCCGCCAAACCAGCCCGCACCAGCATCCGAAAAACTGTTGCTACCCGGTTCTCCTCCAAAACCCCAGTGCACAAGCCCGCGCCAGCAGCCCCGCGCCCGGCTGAGCCTGTGCTCGAAACCAGCGTTGCCCCACCCCCTACGCACTACCTGACTCGCTTACGCGAAATTCTGCGGAAATTTACTGGCGTATAA
- a CDS encoding SUKH-3 domain-containing protein: MIAFAEDVEQALQEAGWYQGRSTDISQYQEVIEREGLPWNRAVHGFLSEFGGLLLHFVRHDGSLTSAHFHALRALGSDDAFWVPEKYAPRLPQHQLCVVGQAYNNQLLLFMDETGAMYGGFEDFLYLIAATGAEAIQAICLDLKFKEL; encoded by the coding sequence ATGATTGCTTTTGCTGAAGATGTGGAGCAGGCGCTGCAAGAAGCGGGTTGGTATCAGGGCCGAAGCACCGACATTTCTCAGTATCAGGAAGTAATTGAAAGAGAAGGACTTCCGTGGAATCGGGCAGTGCACGGCTTCTTGAGTGAGTTTGGCGGCCTGCTGCTTCATTTCGTACGCCACGACGGCAGCCTGACCTCGGCGCATTTCCACGCCCTGCGGGCCCTGGGTTCCGACGACGCATTTTGGGTGCCCGAAAAGTATGCGCCCCGGCTTCCTCAGCACCAGCTTTGCGTGGTGGGGCAGGCCTACAACAACCAACTCTTGTTGTTTATGGACGAAACCGGCGCTATGTACGGTGGCTTCGAAGACTTCCTATACCTGATTGCAGCTACCGGCGCAGAAGCCATCCAAGCGATTTGCTTAGACCTGAAATTCAAAGAGTTATAG
- a CDS encoding pirin family protein, producing the protein MRTIKQQHRAVSAPIADLVTYRALPTQSVEHLDPFLFLNHHGPQTYRPNNQGLPFGPHPHRGFETVTFILEGDIMHQDTGGHESIIRAGGIQWMTAGSGLIHAEISSPAFKQTGGPLEILQLWVNLPAKDKLVAPRYIGLQQPEIPSTTLDDGRVTIHAVSGNWEGTAGAVQPLTDMSLATIDFRAGGKLDLTIPPDHTIFFYTIRGKLRVNGQETEARRLTEFNYDGDDLHIEALEDAVLLLGHAHPFREPIVAYGPFVMNTEAEIEQAYQEYRAGKFGQWQG; encoded by the coding sequence ATGCGCACCATCAAACAACAACACCGCGCCGTGAGCGCCCCCATCGCCGATCTGGTTACCTACCGTGCTTTGCCCACACAGTCGGTGGAGCACCTCGATCCGTTTCTGTTTCTGAATCATCACGGGCCCCAAACATATCGCCCTAATAACCAAGGACTTCCATTTGGACCGCATCCGCACCGTGGTTTCGAGACCGTGACCTTCATCTTGGAAGGCGACATCATGCACCAAGATACGGGCGGGCACGAAAGCATTATCCGGGCGGGCGGCATTCAGTGGATGACGGCAGGCAGCGGCCTGATTCATGCCGAAATATCGTCACCGGCGTTTAAGCAGACGGGCGGCCCGCTGGAGATTTTGCAGCTCTGGGTAAACCTGCCCGCCAAAGACAAGCTGGTAGCACCGCGCTACATCGGGTTGCAGCAGCCAGAGATTCCGAGTACCACGCTCGACGACGGCCGCGTAACCATTCATGCCGTATCGGGCAATTGGGAAGGCACCGCGGGTGCTGTACAGCCGCTCACCGATATGAGCTTGGCAACCATCGACTTCCGGGCAGGCGGCAAACTCGACCTGACCATTCCGCCCGACCATACGATCTTCTTTTACACCATTCGGGGCAAGCTGCGCGTCAACGGCCAGGAAACCGAAGCGCGTCGCCTGACCGAGTTCAACTACGACGGCGACGACCTGCACATCGAGGCGCTGGAAGATGCCGTGCTGCTGCTTGGTCACGCCCACCCTTTCCGGGAGCCCATCGTGGCCTACGGTCCTTTTGTAATGAACACGGAAGCTGAAATCGAGCAGGCTTACCAGGAATACCGAGCCGGGAAATTTGGCCAGTGGCAGGGCTAG
- a CDS encoding NUDIX hydrolase: MQIIDKIAWLHLHDGKLLSTRSRGKDRYYIPGGKREAGESDEQTLRREIREELTVELTTGSLCYEGTFRAQAHGHAEGILVMMTCYSARYEGTLQPAAEIEEVVWLTYRDRPAVSAVDQVIFDWLYERQLLRA; the protein is encoded by the coding sequence ATGCAGATAATTGATAAAATAGCGTGGTTGCATCTGCACGACGGCAAGCTCCTGAGCACCCGCAGCCGCGGCAAGGATCGGTACTACATTCCGGGTGGCAAGCGCGAAGCTGGCGAATCGGACGAGCAGACGTTGCGACGGGAAATTCGGGAGGAGCTCACGGTCGAGCTCACCACGGGCAGCCTTTGCTACGAGGGTACTTTTCGGGCCCAAGCCCACGGCCACGCCGAGGGCATCTTGGTAATGATGACCTGCTACAGTGCCCGCTACGAGGGCACGTTGCAGCCCGCCGCCGAAATCGAGGAGGTAGTATGGCTAACCTACCGCGACCGCCCTGCCGTGTCGGCCGTCGATCAGGTGATTTTTGACTGGCTTTATGAGCGGCAGTTGCTGCGGGCCTGA